From the genome of Thermoanaerobaculales bacterium, one region includes:
- a CDS encoding PilT/PilU family type 4a pilus ATPase, whose protein sequence is MELRELLMFMTKKGASDLHLKPMRPPLLRIQGRLIPIKAKPIKPKEVEEMLFSILTPAQQRKFEQLQAVDLGYGVPGVARFRCNMYLQRGTIAAVFRRVPFEIQNVEALNLPDVIETFTDYPAGLVLVTGPTGSGKSTTLAALLRRISQTRACHVVTIEDPIEFLFTDDKATISQREVGTDTPTFKEALRNCVRQDPDVVMVGEMRDLETMSTVMTAAETGHLVFSTLHTNSAPQTVDRIIDSFPSDQQEQVRGQLALVLRAIVSMQLVERKEGTERLPACEIMINSPKIQKHIELGEIKEITEEMESSVSYYRMQTMNQSLIALLAHDVITYEQAVRASLDPDDLSLRLRKMFPRIEDRFREGDMSPSPADFSQITELLETKKLYEEAEERHRLKLAERDEQARDLENEIAELRASLMESSESTEQWQRKLEAAEAESARIREEAQQKINLLNERIRELNQRLQEGSGKVGSGFFKR, encoded by the coding sequence GTGGAGCTTCGTGAACTGCTCATGTTCATGACGAAGAAGGGCGCCTCTGACCTGCACCTCAAGCCCATGCGCCCACCGTTGCTCCGCATCCAGGGGCGGCTGATCCCGATCAAGGCCAAGCCGATCAAGCCGAAGGAGGTCGAGGAGATGCTGTTCTCGATCCTCACTCCGGCCCAGCAGCGGAAGTTCGAGCAGCTGCAGGCGGTCGACCTCGGCTACGGGGTGCCCGGGGTGGCCCGGTTCCGCTGCAACATGTACCTCCAGCGCGGCACGATCGCCGCCGTCTTCCGGCGCGTCCCGTTCGAGATCCAGAACGTCGAGGCGCTCAACCTCCCTGACGTCATCGAGACCTTCACCGACTACCCCGCCGGCCTCGTGCTGGTGACGGGTCCGACCGGCTCCGGCAAGTCGACCACGCTCGCCGCGCTGCTGCGCCGCATCTCGCAGACCCGGGCTTGCCACGTGGTGACGATCGAGGACCCGATCGAGTTCCTGTTCACCGACGACAAGGCGACGATCTCGCAGCGCGAGGTCGGCACCGACACGCCGACCTTCAAGGAGGCGCTCCGCAACTGCGTCCGCCAGGACCCCGACGTGGTCATGGTGGGCGAAATGCGCGACCTCGAGACGATGTCGACGGTGATGACCGCGGCCGAGACCGGCCACCTGGTGTTCTCGACCCTGCACACCAACTCGGCTCCCCAGACCGTCGACCGGATCATCGACTCGTTCCCGTCCGACCAGCAGGAGCAGGTCCGCGGCCAGCTCGCCCTGGTGCTGCGGGCGATCGTGTCGATGCAGCTGGTCGAGCGCAAGGAGGGCACCGAGCGGCTGCCGGCCTGCGAGATCATGATCAACTCGCCGAAGATCCAGAAGCACATCGAGCTCGGTGAGATCAAGGAGATCACCGAGGAGATGGAGAGCTCGGTGAGCTACTACCGCATGCAGACGATGAACCAGTCGCTGATCGCGCTGCTCGCCCACGACGTCATCACCTACGAGCAGGCGGTCCGCGCCTCGCTCGACCCGGACGACCTCTCGCTGCGGCTGCGCAAGATGTTCCCGAGGATCGAGGACCGCTTCAGGGAGGGAGACATGTCACCGTCACCCGCCGACTTCTCTCAGATCACGGAGCTCCTGGAGACCAAGAAGCTCTATGAGGAGGCGGAGGAGCGCCATCGGCTCAAGCTGGCCGAGAGGGACGAGCAGGCGCGCGACCTCGAGAACGAGATCGCCGAGCTGCGGGCATCGCTCATGGAGAGCTCCGAGAGCACCGAGCAGTGGCAGCGCAAGCTCGAGGCCGCCGAGGCCGAGTCGGCCAGGATCCGCGAGGAGGCCCAGCAGAAGATCAACCTGCTCAACGAGCGCATCCGGGAGCTCAACCAGCGGCTCCAGGAGGGCAGCGGCAAGGTCGGCTCGGGGTTCTTCAAGAGATAA
- a CDS encoding sigma-70 family RNA polymerase sigma factor yields MTEAAGFFAEVDELTLARARRGDVDALERLYDTFASPVYTLGCRLTGAADHGEDVLQETFLELLRSISSYRGEGAFGSWLRRVVVSKCLMRRRRAWVRRVEESREVLETAVDWSPPPDRPWQLRFDLERALARLPETARAVVWLHDVEGMTHAEIAGAFGKTESFSKSQLARAHDRLRRWLVEERSIDHASDDRATAGAARR; encoded by the coding sequence ATGACGGAGGCGGCCGGATTCTTTGCCGAGGTCGACGAGCTGACGCTCGCCCGGGCCCGTCGCGGCGACGTGGACGCGCTCGAGCGCCTCTACGACACCTTCGCCAGCCCTGTCTACACTCTCGGCTGCCGGCTGACGGGCGCGGCCGACCACGGGGAGGACGTCCTCCAGGAGACCTTCCTCGAGCTGCTCCGCAGCATCTCCTCGTACCGTGGCGAGGGGGCGTTCGGGAGCTGGCTGCGTCGCGTCGTCGTGTCCAAGTGCCTGATGCGCCGGCGCCGGGCATGGGTGCGGCGGGTGGAGGAGAGCCGCGAGGTCCTGGAGACCGCGGTGGACTGGTCGCCGCCGCCCGACCGTCCATGGCAGCTCAGGTTCGACCTCGAGCGGGCGCTGGCGCGGCTGCCCGAGACGGCGCGCGCGGTGGTCTGGCTGCACGACGTCGAGGGCATGACCCACGCCGAAATCGCGGGCGCGTTCGGCAAGACCGAGAGCTTCTCCAAGTCGCAGCTGGCGCGCGCTCACGACCGGCTGCGGCGGTGGCTGGTGGAAGAACGGAGCATCGACCATGCATCTGACGACCGAGCAACTGCTGGCGCTGCGCGACGGTGA
- a CDS encoding PDZ domain-containing protein, translated as MTRKIRLAALIMAALPAWTFAGPQEHESSEEALDKAHHELQKAIETIRVYHLGDEDRVVHWKGVEGDEAVLEMGRPRMGILVESNDDDPAGAVVVAVTPGGPADEAGLEAGDVITRVDGVALDGEDGRPHDALIRTLAAKSEGDSVTVDYLRDGGARTATVVLEGLDVDKLIVRGPAVWMSRDRKELPVPPGAPEMAWFFPAGWLDMELVSLNAELGEYFGTDEGVLVVRGPSSRELGLRGGDVILSIDERPVKSPTHAMRILRSYEPDERLSIEVMRHGRRETVEGSVPEHQVPILEDLPHDE; from the coding sequence GTGACACGGAAGATCCGGCTCGCAGCGTTGATCATGGCAGCCCTGCCCGCATGGACGTTCGCCGGCCCGCAGGAGCACGAGAGCTCGGAGGAGGCGCTCGACAAGGCCCACCACGAGCTGCAGAAGGCGATCGAGACGATCCGCGTCTACCACCTCGGCGATGAGGACAGGGTGGTTCACTGGAAGGGTGTTGAAGGCGACGAGGCGGTTCTCGAGATGGGACGGCCGCGGATGGGCATCCTCGTCGAGTCGAACGACGACGACCCGGCCGGGGCCGTGGTGGTGGCGGTGACCCCGGGCGGGCCGGCCGACGAGGCCGGGCTGGAGGCCGGCGACGTCATCACCCGCGTCGACGGCGTGGCGCTCGACGGCGAGGACGGCCGGCCGCACGATGCCCTGATCCGGACCCTGGCGGCGAAGAGCGAGGGCGACTCGGTCACCGTGGACTACCTGCGCGACGGCGGGGCCCGCACCGCGACGGTCGTGCTCGAGGGCCTCGACGTCGACAAGCTGATCGTGCGCGGGCCCGCGGTCTGGATGTCGCGCGACCGGAAAGAGCTGCCGGTGCCCCCGGGGGCGCCCGAGATGGCGTGGTTCTTCCCCGCCGGTTGGCTCGACATGGAGCTGGTGTCGCTGAACGCCGAGCTCGGCGAGTACTTCGGCACCGACGAGGGCGTGCTCGTGGTGCGGGGGCCGTCGAGCCGGGAGCTCGGCCTGCGCGGCGGCGACGTCATCCTCAGCATCGACGAGCGGCCGGTCAAGAGCCCGACCCACGCGATGCGGATCCTGCGCAGCTACGAGCCCGACGAGCGGCTTTCAATCGAGGTCATGCGCCACGGCCGCCGCGAGACCGTCGAGGGCAGCGTCCCGGAGCACCAGGTTCCAATCCTGGAGGACCTCCCGCACGACGAATGA
- a CDS encoding cob(I)yrinic acid a,c-diamide adenosyltransferase — MKIYTKTGDGGETSLLSGGRVAKDHPRIEAYGTLDELNSFLGLLLTEPLPEAAAGELARVQSALFAMGAALADAEGRFDHDPRKWAAVPLEGWIDGMDGELEQLRSFILPGGCRAAAIAHVARTVCRRGERCAIAAGREPGGIPDGVVVYLNRLSDCLFVLARWLNAKAAVAERRWPAGPGPRRGQE, encoded by the coding sequence GTGAAGATCTACACCAAGACGGGGGACGGCGGCGAGACCTCGCTGCTCTCCGGCGGCCGGGTCGCCAAGGACCACCCCCGGATCGAGGCCTACGGCACGCTCGACGAGCTCAACTCCTTTCTCGGCCTGCTGCTGACCGAGCCGCTGCCCGAGGCTGCCGCCGGCGAGCTCGCGAGGGTCCAGAGCGCCCTGTTCGCGATGGGTGCCGCCCTCGCCGATGCCGAGGGCCGCTTCGACCACGACCCCCGCAAGTGGGCGGCGGTGCCGCTCGAGGGCTGGATCGACGGCATGGACGGCGAGCTCGAGCAACTTCGGAGCTTCATCCTGCCGGGCGGCTGCCGGGCGGCCGCGATCGCCCACGTCGCGCGGACCGTCTGCCGCCGCGGCGAGCGCTGCGCGATCGCCGCCGGCCGCGAGCCCGGGGGGATCCCGGACGGCGTCGTCGTCTACCTCAACCGGCTCTCGGACTGCCTGTTCGTGCTCGCCCGCTGGCTCAACGCGAAGGCCGCCGTCGCCGAGCGCCGGTGGCCCGCCGGGCCGGGGCCGCGGCGCGGCCAGGAATGA
- a CDS encoding PhoH family protein codes for MQQLTLTEANVERLFGIKDENLRYLEERLGVTVSARGSAVSVSGDERGEQIAARLLASFDKLLSSGGLVGKDEYRTGVRVLEEDLDIDLVEFFLDAGIPDTLKRLVVPRNLNQRLFIQAVCKHDYVFAVGPAGTGKTYLAVAMAAAELLDKRVRRIVLARPAVEAGERLGFLPGDMVEKINPYLRPVYDALYDILGYEKVTKMIERQAIEIAPLAFMRGRTLNDAFIILDEAQNTTHEQMKMFLTRMGFHSKTVITGDITQTDLPAGQVSGLVEALEILQGTPDLSFISFTHRDVVRHRLVQEVVDRYERWEARRGRNGRR; via the coding sequence ATGCAGCAGCTGACCCTCACCGAGGCCAACGTCGAGCGGCTGTTCGGCATCAAGGACGAGAACCTCCGCTACCTCGAGGAGCGCCTCGGAGTCACGGTCAGCGCCCGCGGCTCCGCGGTGTCGGTCTCGGGCGACGAGCGGGGGGAGCAGATCGCCGCTCGGCTGCTCGCCTCCTTCGACAAGCTGCTGTCCTCGGGTGGGCTGGTCGGCAAGGACGAGTACCGGACCGGGGTACGGGTTCTCGAGGAGGACCTCGACATCGACCTCGTCGAGTTCTTCCTCGACGCCGGGATCCCGGACACCCTCAAGCGCCTGGTCGTGCCGCGCAACCTCAACCAGCGGCTGTTCATCCAGGCGGTGTGCAAGCACGACTACGTGTTCGCCGTCGGCCCGGCCGGCACCGGCAAGACCTACCTCGCGGTGGCGATGGCGGCGGCCGAGCTCCTCGACAAGCGGGTCCGGCGGATCGTGCTCGCGCGGCCGGCGGTGGAGGCCGGCGAGCGGCTCGGCTTCCTGCCCGGCGACATGGTCGAGAAGATCAACCCCTACCTGCGACCGGTGTACGACGCTCTCTACGACATCCTCGGCTACGAGAAGGTGACGAAGATGATCGAGCGGCAGGCGATCGAGATCGCGCCGCTCGCCTTCATGCGCGGCCGCACCCTGAACGACGCCTTCATCATCCTCGACGAGGCCCAGAACACGACCCACGAGCAAATGAAGATGTTCCTGACCCGGATGGGCTTCCACTCGAAGACGGTGATCACCGGCGACATCACCCAGACCGACCTCCCGGCGGGCCAGGTGTCGGGGCTGGTCGAGGCGCTGGAGATTCTCCAGGGGACGCCGGACCTGTCGTTCATCAGCTTCACCCACCGTGATGTCGTGCGGCACCGCCTGGTCCAGGAGGTGGTGGACCGCTACGAGCGGTGGGAGGCCCGCAGGGGCCGCAACGGTCGACGTTGA
- a CDS encoding HDIG domain-containing protein, whose protein sequence is MTTGSRPRAENRAVTRIQRGLEEPKDVWGRLLGLPLLWGLVAVLGCSLLLMPRVGRHLPEWDPGEVATQDVVVPYDLTLPDETATETVRQEARASVLPVYDFEPRLQLELADGIGRLFTACRAGAAADELPAASGLMVPEPMRLVLADSECGPQLEDALIDLIFQVDQTRIVDDLNALERRGAQGVLVRNLQSGVEQPASLGELSVAIDARAGLEDALRTRLLEQDAVARRWIKPTLEFLEANLEPNLVFSRAETARRIRAAEEQIAPVSRVFRRGQVLIRRGDTVTQAVGRTLRLINDQRRDVTKYSTLAGITLLIVLMVAGWRKILRRFAPVSGWPRELSMVYLLMVFFAALNRLGVFLATSIAASGGAFWSSADSYLWGMPYAAGPITIFVLLGMQPAVLFAVFTALTAGILLGGDFEVVVFALAAGLVGALALHRFSDRGRLSRVGLAVGVCNVVVWGILTLYRGVPEMPETMALSAAAAFVGGPLAVVVASSVLPGFEWLFGVTTDMRLLELSNQNLPLLKQLSMDAPGTYQHSLAVGNLAEAGANVIGANALLLRVCAYYHDVGKIHKPEYFVENQRGANPHDTLSPSMSSLVIQSHVKEGLELAVREKLPLPIRQAIATHHGTKLIRYFYSKAQEHADPDLGEVREVDYRYPGPKPHSKELGILLLADAVEAAARTLEVPSPAKIQSMIDKIFTDVLEDGQLDDCDLTFAELDKVASEFMWVLTNMYHHRIDYPGFEFNRRQRKRDTGSLQVGSKALAARG, encoded by the coding sequence ATGACGACGGGATCGAGGCCGCGCGCGGAGAACCGTGCGGTCACGCGGATCCAGCGTGGCCTCGAGGAGCCCAAGGACGTCTGGGGCAGGCTCCTCGGCTTGCCGCTGCTGTGGGGGCTGGTTGCGGTGCTCGGCTGCAGCCTGCTGCTGATGCCGCGCGTCGGCCGGCACCTTCCCGAGTGGGACCCCGGCGAGGTCGCGACGCAGGACGTGGTCGTTCCCTACGACCTGACCCTCCCCGACGAGACTGCCACCGAGACGGTGCGCCAGGAGGCCCGCGCTTCGGTGCTCCCGGTCTACGACTTCGAGCCGCGCCTCCAGCTCGAGCTCGCCGACGGCATCGGCCGGCTGTTCACCGCCTGTCGCGCCGGGGCCGCGGCTGACGAGCTGCCCGCCGCGTCCGGCCTGATGGTCCCCGAGCCGATGCGCCTGGTGCTGGCGGACTCGGAATGCGGCCCCCAACTCGAAGACGCCCTGATCGACCTGATCTTCCAGGTCGACCAGACCAGGATCGTCGATGATCTCAACGCGCTCGAGCGCCGCGGCGCGCAGGGCGTGCTGGTTCGCAACCTCCAGTCGGGCGTCGAGCAGCCCGCCAGCCTCGGCGAGCTGTCCGTGGCGATCGACGCGCGGGCCGGCCTCGAGGACGCGCTGCGGACCCGCCTGCTCGAGCAGGACGCGGTTGCGCGCCGCTGGATCAAGCCGACGCTCGAGTTCCTGGAGGCGAACCTCGAGCCCAACCTGGTGTTCAGCCGCGCCGAGACCGCGCGGCGGATCCGCGCCGCCGAGGAGCAGATCGCCCCGGTGTCGCGCGTCTTCCGGCGCGGCCAGGTGCTGATCCGCCGCGGCGACACCGTGACCCAGGCGGTCGGCCGCACCCTGCGGCTGATCAACGATCAGCGCCGCGACGTCACCAAGTACTCGACGCTCGCCGGGATCACCCTGCTGATCGTGCTGATGGTCGCAGGCTGGCGCAAGATCCTGCGCCGATTCGCTCCCGTGTCGGGGTGGCCGCGCGAGCTGTCCATGGTCTACCTGCTGATGGTCTTTTTCGCGGCCCTGAACCGGCTCGGCGTGTTCCTCGCGACCTCGATCGCCGCCAGCGGCGGGGCGTTCTGGTCGTCGGCCGACTCCTATCTGTGGGGGATGCCGTACGCCGCCGGGCCGATCACGATCTTCGTGCTGCTGGGGATGCAGCCCGCGGTCCTGTTCGCGGTGTTCACGGCCCTCACGGCGGGCATCCTGCTGGGGGGCGACTTCGAGGTGGTGGTGTTCGCCCTCGCCGCCGGCCTGGTCGGCGCGCTGGCGCTGCACCGGTTCAGCGACCGCGGCCGGCTGAGCCGGGTCGGGCTGGCGGTCGGCGTCTGCAATGTGGTCGTCTGGGGGATCCTCACCCTCTACCGCGGGGTCCCGGAGATGCCGGAGACGATGGCGCTGTCGGCTGCCGCCGCCTTCGTCGGTGGTCCGCTCGCGGTGGTGGTGGCGTCGTCGGTGCTGCCGGGCTTCGAGTGGCTGTTCGGGGTCACCACCGACATGCGCCTGCTCGAGCTCTCCAACCAGAACCTGCCCCTGCTCAAGCAGCTGTCAATGGATGCGCCGGGGACCTACCAGCACTCGCTCGCGGTCGGCAACCTGGCCGAGGCCGGGGCCAACGTCATCGGCGCCAACGCACTGCTGCTCCGGGTCTGCGCCTACTACCACGACGTCGGCAAGATCCACAAGCCGGAGTACTTCGTCGAGAACCAGCGCGGCGCCAACCCCCACGACACGCTGTCTCCCTCGATGTCGTCGCTGGTGATCCAGAGCCACGTCAAGGAAGGCCTCGAGCTCGCGGTCAGGGAGAAGCTGCCGCTGCCGATCCGCCAGGCGATCGCGACCCATCACGGCACCAAGCTGATCCGCTACTTCTACAGCAAGGCCCAGGAGCACGCCGACCCGGACCTCGGCGAGGTGCGCGAGGTCGACTATCGCTACCCCGGGCCCAAGCCCCACTCCAAGGAGCTCGGGATCCTGCTGCTCGCTGATGCGGTCGAGGCCGCGGCCCGGACCCTCGAGGTGCCGAGCCCGGCCAAGATCCAGTCGATGATCGACAAGATATTCACCGATGTGCTCGAGGACGGGCAGCTCGACGACTGCGACCTGACGTTCGCGGAGCTCGACAAGGTCGCGTCGGAGTTCATGTGGGTGCTCACGAACATGTACCACCACCGGATCGACTACCCGGGGTTCGAGTTCAACAGGAGGCAGCGCAAGCGTGACACGGGTTCACTTCAGGTGGGATCGAAGGCCCTCGCAGCCCGCGGCTGA
- the ybeY gene encoding rRNA maturation RNase YbeY, giving the protein MTRVHFRWDRRPSQPAAEALRRVVVEAVRRARGPACEVHVVLTGDDELRRLNRTYRNLDRPTDVLSFADGDTLPTGTVLLGEIVVSLDAARRQGADFGHGELRELEELVLHGTLHLLGHDHEQDGGEMEAIELDLREEILK; this is encoded by the coding sequence GTGACACGGGTTCACTTCAGGTGGGATCGAAGGCCCTCGCAGCCCGCGGCTGAGGCCCTGCGGCGGGTCGTGGTCGAGGCCGTGAGGAGGGCGCGCGGGCCGGCGTGCGAGGTGCACGTCGTGCTGACCGGGGACGATGAGCTGCGTCGCCTCAACCGCACCTACCGCAACCTCGATCGCCCGACCGATGTCCTGTCGTTCGCCGATGGAGACACGTTGCCGACCGGCACGGTCCTGCTCGGTGAGATCGTCGTGTCGCTCGACGCGGCGCGCCGCCAGGGCGCGGATTTCGGCCACGGCGAGCTGCGCGAGCTCGAGGAGCTGGTGCTGCACGGGACCCTCCACCTGCTCGGCCACGATCACGAGCAGGACGGCGGCGAGATGGAGGCCATCGAGCTCGACCTGCGCGAGGAGATTCTCAAGTGA
- a CDS encoding hemolysin family protein, whose product MNGHIASWLGHPVTLLLAAVLLGVFLVIVEVLLRSLAEMGNVRFQGMLEDHQKLLPVEAETPLHMSRLLDALRWLEVVGAGLLWTVLFLLSGGNRGLGFALGVLVPVGLIAASRLLIGAVAEDAVVTLLRVVRPVVWPLVALIARFDPGPQEPPPEDDDEEVSERELRAYLQAGHAAGIFEREDTEIVESLVDFFGAVVREVMTPRTDMVALADTASLEEALDLFVSSRKSRIPLYHETVDQIVGVVHVKNLVRHLRSGKPATLTELVHPCLVVPESKELGELVRDFQRERQQMAIVVDEYGGTSGLVTLEDVLEEIVGDIHDEHEETQPPEWEELAPGVYRLQGRAGIELLTELYDVDVSEDDFDTIGGLVFSRHGTVPETGATVDDPGHGLVFTVDEMDGRRIVSVTSRRLERPLPRPEA is encoded by the coding sequence GTGAACGGCCACATCGCGTCCTGGCTCGGCCACCCGGTGACGCTGCTGCTGGCCGCGGTGCTGCTGGGCGTCTTCCTGGTGATCGTCGAGGTGCTCCTGCGCAGCCTCGCCGAGATGGGCAACGTCCGCTTCCAGGGCATGCTCGAGGACCATCAGAAGCTGCTGCCGGTGGAGGCGGAGACGCCCCTCCACATGTCACGCCTGCTCGACGCGCTGCGCTGGCTCGAGGTCGTCGGCGCGGGGCTGCTGTGGACGGTGCTGTTCCTGCTGTCCGGCGGCAACCGCGGGCTGGGGTTCGCGCTCGGTGTGCTGGTTCCGGTGGGGCTGATCGCCGCCTCGAGGCTGCTGATCGGCGCCGTCGCGGAGGACGCGGTGGTCACCCTGCTGCGCGTGGTGCGGCCAGTGGTGTGGCCCCTGGTGGCGCTGATTGCCAGGTTCGACCCGGGTCCCCAGGAGCCCCCTCCCGAGGACGACGACGAGGAGGTCAGCGAGCGGGAGCTGCGGGCCTATCTGCAGGCGGGGCACGCGGCCGGGATCTTCGAGCGCGAGGACACCGAGATCGTGGAGTCGCTCGTCGACTTCTTCGGCGCGGTGGTCCGCGAGGTGATGACTCCCCGCACCGACATGGTGGCGCTGGCTGACACCGCGTCGCTCGAGGAGGCGCTCGACCTCTTCGTGAGCTCGCGCAAGAGCCGGATCCCCCTCTACCACGAGACGGTTGACCAGATCGTCGGCGTCGTCCACGTCAAGAACCTGGTGCGGCACCTGAGGTCGGGGAAGCCGGCGACCCTCACCGAGCTCGTCCACCCTTGCCTGGTGGTCCCCGAGAGCAAGGAGCTGGGCGAGCTGGTGCGCGACTTCCAGCGCGAGCGCCAGCAGATGGCGATCGTGGTCGACGAGTACGGCGGGACCTCGGGCCTGGTCACCCTCGAGGACGTTCTCGAGGAGATCGTGGGCGACATCCACGACGAGCACGAGGAGACGCAGCCCCCCGAGTGGGAGGAGCTGGCCCCCGGGGTCTACCGGCTGCAGGGCCGGGCCGGCATCGAGCTGCTCACCGAGCTCTATGACGTCGATGTCAGCGAGGACGACTTCGACACCATCGGCGGGCTGGTGTTCTCGAGGCACGGCACGGTGCCGGAGACCGGCGCAACCGTGGACGATCCCGGCCACGGGCTTGTCTTCACGGTGGACGAGATGGACGGGCGGCGGATCGTCAGCGTCACCTCGCGGCGTCTCGAGCGCCCCCTGCCGCGGCCCGAGGCGTGA
- the era gene encoding GTPase Era, translating to MTRELHTGAVALVGRPNAGKSTLLNALIGDKVAIVSARPQTTRNRIIGVLTTDRGQAVLFDLPGVHRPRHKMNARMMQQVQSALDEVSVVLHLVDASQEWGGGEEYLFGLLEPVRVPVLGVLTKIDLIRPKERLLPLIESYRRHRPGTPVVPVSAMAGDGLDELRDELFGALPEGPPLYPADITTTQTERFFVAEVVREKLLERTRDELPYSSGVLVENFEDRGGLVHVDAVIYVERPTQKGIVIGKGGAMIRSVGQAAREELERLLGVRVYLGLHVKVHSRWREDARLLAEMEPGAADLGGFAPPDDQSAPPAEDRGEIGNGNGDGNGNEPGRA from the coding sequence ATGACCCGCGAGCTGCACACTGGCGCGGTCGCCCTGGTCGGGCGGCCGAACGCCGGGAAGAGCACGCTCCTCAACGCGTTGATCGGCGACAAGGTCGCGATCGTGTCGGCCCGGCCGCAGACCACGCGCAACCGGATCATCGGCGTCCTCACCACCGATCGTGGCCAGGCAGTGCTGTTCGATCTGCCGGGGGTTCACCGGCCGCGCCACAAGATGAACGCGCGCATGATGCAGCAGGTGCAGTCCGCTCTCGACGAGGTCAGCGTGGTACTCCACCTGGTCGATGCGTCGCAGGAGTGGGGCGGAGGCGAGGAGTACCTGTTCGGGCTCCTCGAGCCGGTCCGGGTCCCGGTCCTCGGCGTGCTGACCAAGATCGACCTGATCCGTCCGAAGGAGCGCCTGCTGCCGCTCATCGAGTCCTATCGCCGGCACCGCCCCGGGACGCCGGTGGTGCCGGTGTCGGCGATGGCGGGCGATGGCCTCGACGAGCTGCGCGACGAGCTGTTCGGCGCGCTCCCGGAGGGGCCCCCGCTCTACCCCGCGGACATCACCACCACCCAGACCGAGCGCTTCTTCGTTGCCGAGGTGGTGCGCGAGAAGCTGCTCGAGCGCACGCGCGACGAGCTGCCCTACAGCTCCGGCGTGCTGGTGGAGAACTTCGAGGACCGCGGTGGGCTGGTCCACGTCGATGCGGTGATCTACGTCGAACGGCCGACTCAGAAAGGCATCGTCATCGGCAAGGGCGGCGCCATGATCCGCTCGGTCGGGCAGGCGGCGCGCGAGGAGCTGGAGCGGCTCCTCGGCGTGCGCGTCTACCTCGGGCTGCACGTCAAGGTCCACTCGCGCTGGCGCGAGGACGCGCGGCTGCTCGCCGAGATGGAGCCGGGGGCAGCGGATCTCGGCGGATTCGCACCGCCCGATGATCAGTCGGCGCCGCCGGCAGAGGACCGCGGGGAAATCGGGAACGGGAACGGGGACGGGAACGGGAACGAGCCGGGACGGGCATAG
- a CDS encoding glutaredoxin family protein — protein MSTLDSILVFTADGCPHSAALVEDFRRRGVVFREINVSREPAELPRLRALTWEHRLPVVADHERVSIGFRGGSSSYAELGLD, from the coding sequence ATGAGCACGCTCGACTCGATCCTGGTGTTCACCGCGGACGGCTGCCCGCACAGCGCCGCCCTGGTCGAGGACTTCCGTCGGCGGGGCGTGGTCTTCCGCGAGATCAACGTCAGCCGCGAGCCCGCCGAGCTGCCGCGCCTGCGGGCCCTCACCTGGGAGCACCGGCTGCCGGTGGTGGCCGACCACGAGCGGGTGTCGATAGGCTTTCGGGGCGGTTCGTCGAGCTACGCCGAGCTCGGCCTCGACTAG
- the arfB gene encoding alternative ribosome rescue aminoacyl-tRNA hydrolase ArfB, translating to MIRVNESLEIPDGELSFRYSRSSGPGGQNVNKVATKVTLLFEVAGSSTLTAEQQALIAERLGNRISRDGILHLSSERHRTRSANQRDAIERFAQLMAAALAPRKRRRATRVPDASKRRRLESKRQRSERKKLRSRSFTDD from the coding sequence ATGATCCGCGTCAACGAGAGCCTCGAGATCCCAGACGGCGAGCTGAGCTTCCGCTACTCGCGAAGTTCGGGCCCGGGCGGTCAGAACGTCAACAAGGTGGCGACCAAGGTCACCCTGCTGTTCGAGGTCGCCGGCTCCTCCACGCTGACCGCGGAACAGCAGGCGCTGATCGCGGAGCGGCTTGGAAACCGGATCTCCCGCGACGGCATTCTCCACCTCAGCTCGGAACGCCACCGCACCCGCTCGGCCAACCAGCGGGACGCGATCGAGCGGTTCGCCCAGCTCATGGCCGCGGCGCTCGCGCCGCGCAAGCGCCGGCGCGCGACCCGCGTACCGGACGCATCGAAGCGCCGCCGACTCGAGTCCAAGCGGCAGCGCAGTGAGCGCAAGAAGCTGCGCTCGCGCTCGTTCACGGACGACTGA
- a CDS encoding TlpA disulfide reductase family protein: protein MELPRLQTLHEAYREQGLEVVAVEAFHETERATAFIEAKGLTFTLLENGADDADVVRSLFKLYGYPMSLLVDREGRVMYAHLGFDLGDEVALEEEIKSLL from the coding sequence GTGGAGTTGCCACGCCTGCAGACCCTCCACGAAGCCTACCGCGAGCAGGGACTCGAGGTCGTCGCCGTCGAGGCCTTCCACGAGACCGAGCGCGCCACCGCCTTCATCGAGGCGAAGGGGCTGACCTTCACCTTGCTCGAGAACGGCGCGGACGACGCCGACGTCGTGCGCTCGCTCTTCAAGCTTTACGGCTACCCGATGTCGCTGCTGGTCGACCGCGAGGGGCGGGTGATGTACGCCCACCTCGGCTTCGACCTCGGCGACGAGGTGGCGCTCGAGGAGGAGATCAAGAGCCTGCTCTAG